One window of Papio anubis isolate 15944 chromosome 10, Panubis1.0, whole genome shotgun sequence genomic DNA carries:
- the MBD5 gene encoding methyl-CpG-binding domain protein 5 isoform X2: MNGGKECDGGDKEGGLPAIQVPVGWQRRVDQNGVLYVSPSGSLLSCLEQVKTYLLTDGTCKCGLECPLILPKVFNFDPGAAVKQRTAEDVKADEDVTKLCIHKRKIIAVATLHKSMEAPHPSLVLTSPGGGTNATPVVPSRAATPRSVRNKSHEGITNSVMPECKNPFKLMIGSSNAVGRLYVQELPGSQQQELHPVYPRQRLGSSEHGQKSPFRGSHGGLPSPASSGSQIYGDGSISPRTDPLGSPDVFTRNNPGFHGAPNSSPIHLNRTPLSPPSVMLHGSPVQSSCAMAGRTNIPLSPTLTTKSPVMKKPMCNFSTNMEIPRAMFHHKPPQGPPPPPPPSCALQKKPLTSEKDPLGILDPIPSKPVNQNPVIINPTSFHSNVHSQVPMMNVSMPPAVVPLPSNLPLPTVKPGHMNHGSHVQRVQHSASTSLSPSPVTSPVHMMGTGIGRIEASPQRSRSSSTSSDHGNFMMPPVGPQATCSGIKVPPRSPRSTIGSPRPSMPSSPSTKSDGHHQYKDIPNPLIAGISNVLNTPSSAAFPTASAGSGSVKSQPGLLGMPLNQILNQHNAASFPASSLLSAAAKAQLANQNKLAGNNSSSSSNSGAVAGSGNTEGHSTLNTMFPPTANMLLPTGEGQSGRAALRDKLMSQQKDSLRKRKQPPTTVLSLLRQSQMDSSAVPKPGPDLLRKQGQGSFPISSMSQLLQSMSCQSSHLSSNSTPGCGASNTALPCSANQLHFTDPSMNSSVLQNSLTQNIPLRGEAVHCHNANTNFVHSNSPVPNHHLAGLINQIQASGNCGMLSQSGMALGNSLHPNPPQSRISTSSTPVIPNSIVSSYNQTSSEAGGSGPSSSIAIAGTNHPAITKTTSVLQDGVIVTTAAGNPLQSQLPIGSDFPFVGQEHALHFPSNSTSNNHLPHPLNPSLLSSLPISLPVNQQHLLNQNLLNILQPSAGEGKSEINLHPLGFLDPNVNAALAFLSSDMDGQVLQPVHFQLLAALLQNQAQAAAMLPLPSFNLTISDLFQQQNTPLPSLTQMTAPPDHLPSNQSDNSRAETLLTSPLGNPLPSFAGSDTTFNPLFLPAVNGASGLMTLNPQLLGGVLNSASANTANHPEVSIATSSQATTTTTTTSSAVAALTVSTLGGTAVVSMAETLLNISNNAGNTPGSAKLNSNSVVPQLLNPLLGTGLLGDMSSINNTLNNHQLTHLQSLLNNNQMFPPNQQQQQLLQGYQNLQAFQGQPTIPCPANNNPMACLFQNFQVRMQEDAALLNKRISTQPGLTALPENPNTTLPPFQDTPCELQPRIDPSLGQQVKDGLVVGGPGDASVDAIYKAVVDAASKGMQVVITTAVNSTTQISPIPALSAMSAFTASIGDPLNLSSAVSAVIHGRNMGGVDHDGRLRNSRGVRLPKNLDHGKNANEGDGFEYFKSASCHTSKKQWDGEQSPRGERNRWKYEEFLDHPGHIHSSPCHERSNNVSTLPFLPGEQHPILLPPRNCPGDKILEENFRYNNYKRTMMSFKERLENTVERCAHINGNRPRQSRGFGELLSTAKQDLVLEEQSPSSSNSLENSLVKDYIHYNGDFNAKSINGCVPSPSDAKSISSEDDLRNPDSPSSNELIHYRPRTFNVGDLVWGQIKGLTSWPGKLVREDDVHNSCQQSPEEGKVEPEKLKTLTEGLEAYSRVRKRNRKSGKLNNHLEAAIHEAMSELDKMSGTVHQIPQGDRQMRPPKPKRRKISR, translated from the exons G TCCCAGTGGGTCTTTGTTATCTTGCTTGGAGCAGGTTAAAACATACCTGCTTACCGATGGAACATGCAAGTGTGGCTTGGAATGTCCTCTTATTCTTCCCAAG GTGTTTAATTTTGATCCTGGAGCTGCTGTGAAACAGAGAACTGCAGAAGATGTTAAGGCAGATGAAGATGTCACAAAGCTATgcatacataaaagaaaaattattgcaGTGGCCACACTTCATAAAAGCATGGAAGCCCCACATCCTTCTCTGGTGCTCACCAGTCCTGGAGGAGGAACAA ATGCAACTCCAGTAGTACCTTCTCGGGCAGCAACTCCAAGATCCGTAAGAAATAAGTCTCATGAAGGAATTACAAATTCTGTAATGCCTGAATGTAAGAATCCTTTCAAGTTAATGATTGGATCATCAAATGCCGTGGGAAGGCTATATGTACAAGAACTGCCTGGAAGCCAACAACAAGAACTCCACCCTGTCTACCCCCGACAGAGATTGGGCAGCAGTGAACATGGACAGAAATCTCCATTCCGTGGCAGCCATGGAGGCCTGCCTAGCCCAGCGTCATCAGGTTCCCAGATATATGGAGATGGTTCAATCTCTCCAAGGACTGACCCACTTGGAAGTCCTGATGTTTTCACAAGAAATAATCCTGGTTTTCATGGAGCTCCCAATTCTAGTCCTATTCACCTGAATAGGACTCCTCTTTCTCCACCTTCAGTAATGCTACATGGTTCTCCTGTACAGTCATCCTGTGCAATGGCTGGAAGGACTAATATACCTCTTTCCCCAACCTTGACTACAAAGAGTCCAGTAATGAAAAAACCAATGTGTAATTTTTCAACTAATATGGAAATACCACGAGCAATGTTCCACCACAAACCACCCCAAGGcccacctccccctcctccaccttcTTGTGCTCTTCAGAAAAAGCCATTAACATCTGAGAAAGATCCACTTGGCATTCTTGACCCTATTCCTAGTAAACCAGTGAATCAGAACCCCGTTATCATTAATCCAACCAGTTTCCATTCAAATGTCCACTCTCAGGTACCTATGATGAATGTAAGCATGCCTCCTGCTGTTGTTCCTTTGCCAAGTAATCTCCCATTGCCAACTGTAAAACCTGGCCACATGAATCATGGGAGTCATGTACAAAGAGTTCAGCATTCAGCTTCAACCTCCCTGTCCCCTTCTCCAGTGACATCCCCAGTGCACATGATGGGGACTGGAATTGGAAGGATTGAGGCATCGCCCCAAAGATCACGCTCATCTTCCACATCATCAGATCATGGAAATTTCATGATGCCACCTGTAGGACCCCAGGCCACTTGTAGTGGTATTAAGGTTCCACCCAGGTCACCAAGGTCAACAATAGGGTCCCCAAGGCCATCAATGCCATCAAGCCCTTCTACCAAGTCCGATGGACATCATCAGTACAAGGATATCCCTAACCCATTAATTGCTGGAATAAGTAATGTACTAAATACCCCAAGCAGTGCAGCTTTTCCTACTGCATCTGCCGGAAGTGGTTCTGTAAAGAGTCAGCCTGGTTTGCTGGGAATGCCTTTAAATCAGATCTTGAACCAGCACAATGCTGCCTCCTTTCCAGCAAGTAGTTTACTCTCAGCAGCAGCCAAAGCACAGCTAGCAAATCAAAACAAACTTGCTGGTAACAACAGTAGCAGCAGTAGCAATTCTGGAGCTGTTGCCGGCAGTGGCAACACTGAAGGACATAGCACTTTAAACACCATGTTCCCTCCTACTGCCAACATGCTTCTCCCAACAGGTGAAGGGCAAAGTGGTCGAGCAGCACTAAGAGATAAGCTGATGTCTCAGCAAAAAGACTCACTGCGGAAAAGAAAACAACCACCTACGACAGTGTTGAGTTTGCTCAGACAGTCTCAAATGGATAGTTCTGCAGTTCCTAAACCTGGACCTGACTTGCTAAGGAAGCAGGGTCAGGGTTCATTTCCCATCAGTTCAATGTCTCAGTTACTACAGTCTATGAGTTGTCAAAGCTCTCACTTGAGTAGCAATAGTACCCCGGGTTGTGGGGCCTCAAATACTGCTTTGCCTTGCTCTGCTAACCAGCTGCATTTTACAGATCCCAGTATGAACTCTAGTGTTCTTCAGAATTCACTGACACAGAACATACCTTTAAGAGGGGAAGCCGTGCACTGCCACAATGCAAACACTAACTTTGTTCACAGTAACAGTCCAGTCCCCAACCACCATCTTGCAGGCTTAATAAATCAGATTCAGGCTAGCGGGAACTGTGGGATGCTCAGTCAGTCGGGCATGGCTTTAGGAAATTCCTTACATCCCAATCCACCTCAGTCAAGAATTTCAACGTCCTCCACTCCAGTGATACCAAACAGCATTGTTAGCAGCTATAATCAAACAAGTTCTGAAGCAG gcGGTTCAGGACCATCATCCTCCATAGCCATAGCGGGCACCAACCACCCTGCCATCACAAAGACAACATCTGTTCTTCAAGATGGCGTCATAGTCACCACCGCAGCTGGAAACCCACTGCAGAGTCAGCTGCCCATTGGGAGTGATTTTCCTTTTGTTGGCCAGGAGCACGCACTTCATTTTCCATCCAACAGCACTTCAAACAACCATCTTCCACACCCCTTGAACCCCAGCCTCCTCAGTTCTCTACCTATCTCTTTGCCAGTGAATCAACAGCATCTCCTAAACCAGAATCTATTAAATATCCTCCAGCCTTCAGCAGGAGAAGGCAAGTCTGAGATCAACCTCCACCCTTTAGGTTTTCTCGACCCGAATGTAAACGCTGCTTTAGCTTTTCTCTCCAGTGACATGGATGGGCAGGTATTGCAGCCTGTTCACTTTCAGCTCTTAGCAGCCCTGCTTCAGAACCAAGCCCAAGCAGCTGCCATGCTTCCCCTGCCATCTTTCAATCTGACCATCTCAGATCTTTTCCAACAGCAAAATACCCCTTTACCCTCATTAACACAGATGACAGCCCCACCAGACCATTTGCCAAGCAATCAGTCAGACAACAGCCGAGCTGAGACCCTTTTAACCAGCCCCCTGGGGAACCCTTTACCAAGCTTTGCAGGCAGTGACACTACTTTTAACCCCCTGTTCCTCCCAGCTGTCAATGGGGCCTCAGGATTAATGACCTTGAATCCCCAGCTGTTGGGAGGTGTCCTGAACTCGGCATCGGCCAACACCGCTAATCATCCAGAGGTTTCCATAGCAACCTCCTCCCAGGCAACCACTACCACAACCACTACATCATCAGCAGTGGCAGCACTGACTGTCTCAACACTTGGTGGGACAGCAGTGGTGTCAATGGCAGAAACATTGCTGAATATATCTAATAATGCTGGGAATACACCTGGTTCAGCTAAACTCAACAGTAACTCTGTGGTGCCACAGCTACTTAACCCTCTACTGGGGACAGGTCTACTTG GTGATATGTCATCAATAAACAATACTTTGAATAACCATCAACTGACTCATCTACAGTCGCTGTTAAACAACAATCAGATGTTTCCTCCAAATCAGCAACAGCAGCAACTTCTCCAGGGGTACCAGAATCTCCAGGCGTTCCAAGGACAGCCCACAATTCCTTGCCCAGCTAACAATAACCCCATGGCTTGTCTGTTTCAGAACTTTCAG GTGAGAATGCAGGAAGATGCAGCTCTCCTAAACAAAAGAATAAGCACTCAGCCTGGGCTCACAGCACTTCCTGAGAATCCAAACACTACACTTCCACCTTTTCAAGATACACCTTGTGAGTTGCAACCGAGGATTGACCCATCTCTTGGTCAACAGGTGAAGGATGGCCTCGTTGTGGGTGGCCCAGGTGATGCTTCCGTAGATGCCATTTACAAAGCAGTTGTCGATGCAGCCAGCAAGGGAATGCAGGTTGTCATCACCACTGCAGTCAACAGTACAACTCAGATCAGCCCCATTCCAGCTCTGAGTGCCATGAGTGCCTTCACTGCTTCAATTGGTGACCCATTAAATCTCTCCAGTGCTGTCAGTGCGGTCATTCATGGACGGAACATGGGAGGTGTTGATCATGACGGTAGGCTGAGGAATTCAAGAGGGGTTCGGCTGCCCAAGAATCTAGACCATGGGAAAAATGCGAACGAAGGAGATGGGTTTGAATATTTCAAGTCAGCAAGTTGCCACACATCCAAAAAACAGTGGGACGGGGAGCAAAGCCCCAGAGGGGAGCGAAACAGGTGGAAGTACGAGGAATTTTTAGATCATCCAGGCCATATCCACAGTAGTCCTTGTCATGAAAGGTCCAATAATGTCTCTACACTGCCATTTCTGCCTGGGGAACAGCACCCAATACTGTTACCACCAAGAAACTGTCCAGGGGATAAAATTCTAGAGGAAAATTTCAGGTATAATAACTACAAAAGAACTATGATGAGTTTTAAGGAGAGACTAGAGAACACTGTGGAAAGATGTGCACACATTAATGGGAATAGACCTCGACAGAGTCGGGGATTTGGAGAGCTGCTAAGCACTGCAAAGCAAGACCTGGTCCTAGAGGAGCAGTCTCCAAGTTCCTCAAATAGTTTGGAAAATTCTCTGGTCAAAGACTACATCCATTACAATGGAGACTTTAATGCCAAAAGCATTAATGGGTGTGTGCCTAGCCCTTCAGATGCTAAAAGCATTAGTAGTGAAGATGACCTAAGGAATCCAGACTCCCCCTCTTCAAATGAATTGATACATTATAGACCAAGGACGTTCAATGTTGGCGACTTGGTCTGGGGCCAAATCAAAGGACTGACTTCCTGGCCTGGAAAATTAGTAAGAGAAGACGACGTTCACAATTCATGTCAACAAAGCCCAGAGGAAGGGAAG
- the MBD5 gene encoding methyl-CpG-binding domain protein 5 isoform X1 — MNGGKECDGGDKEGGLPAIQVPVGWQRRVDQNGVLYVSPSGSLLSCLEQVKTYLLTDGTCKCGLECPLILPKVFNFDPGAAVKQRTAEDVKADEDVTKLCIHKRKIIAVATLHKSMEAPHPSLVLTSPGGGTNATPVVPSRAATPRSVRNKSHEGITNSVMPECKNPFKLMIGSSNAVGRLYVQELPGSQQQELHPVYPRQRLGSSEHGQKSPFRGSHGGLPSPASSGSQIYGDGSISPRTDPLGSPDVFTRNNPGFHGAPNSSPIHLNRTPLSPPSVMLHGSPVQSSCAMAGRTNIPLSPTLTTKSPVMKKPMCNFSTNMEIPRAMFHHKPPQGPPPPPPPSCALQKKPLTSEKDPLGILDPIPSKPVNQNPVIINPTSFHSNVHSQVPMMNVSMPPAVVPLPSNLPLPTVKPGHMNHGSHVQRVQHSASTSLSPSPVTSPVHMMGTGIGRIEASPQRSRSSSTSSDHGNFMMPPVGPQATCSGIKVPPRSPRSTIGSPRPSMPSSPSTKSDGHHQYKDIPNPLIAGISNVLNTPSSAAFPTASAGSGSVKSQPGLLGMPLNQILNQHNAASFPASSLLSAAAKAQLANQNKLAGNNSSSSSNSGAVAGSGNTEGHSTLNTMFPPTANMLLPTGEGQSGRAALRDKLMSQQKDSLRKRKQPPTTVLSLLRQSQMDSSAVPKPGPDLLRKQGQGSFPISSMSQLLQSMSCQSSHLSSNSTPGCGASNTALPCSANQLHFTDPSMNSSVLQNSLTQNIPLRGEAVHCHNANTNFVHSNSPVPNHHLAGLINQIQASGNCGMLSQSGMALGNSLHPNPPQSRISTSSTPVIPNSIVSSYNQTSSEAGGSGPSSSIAIAGTNHPAITKTTSVLQDGVIVTTAAGNPLQSQLPIGSDFPFVGQEHALHFPSNSTSNNHLPHPLNPSLLSSLPISLPVNQQHLLNQNLLNILQPSAGEGKSEINLHPLGFLDPNVNAALAFLSSDMDGQVLQPVHFQLLAALLQNQAQAAAMLPLPSFNLTISDLFQQQNTPLPSLTQMTAPPDHLPSNQSDNSRAETLLTSPLGNPLPSFAGSDTTFNPLFLPAVNGASGLMTLNPQLLGGVLNSASANTANHPEVSIATSSQATTTTTTTSSAVAALTVSTLGGTAVVSMAETLLNISNNAGNTPGSAKLNSNSVVPQLLNPLLGTGLLGDMSSINNTLNNHQLTHLQSLLNNNQMFPPNQQQQQLLQGYQNLQAFQGQPTIPCPANNNPMACLFQNFQVRMQEDAALLNKRISTQPGLTALPENPNTTLPPFQDTPCELQPRIDPSLGQQVKDGLVVGGPGDASVDAIYKAVVDAASKGMQVVITTAVNSTTQISPIPALSAMSAFTASIGDPLNLSSAVSAVIHGRNMGGVDHDGRLRNSRGVRLPKNLDHGKNANEGDGFEYFKSASCHTSKKQWDGEQSPRGERNRWKYEEFLDHPGHIHSSPCHERSNNVSTLPFLPGEQHPILLPPRNCPGDKILEENFRYNNYKRTMMSFKERLENTVERCAHINGNRPRQSRGFGELLSTAKQDLVLEEQSPSSSNSLENSLVKDYIHYNGDFNAKSINGCVPSPSDAKSISSEDDLRNPDSPSSNELIHYRPRTFNVGDLVWGQIKGLTSWPGKLVREDDVHNSCQQSPEEGKVWVMWFGLHTFTQVEPEKLKTLTEGLEAYSRVRKRNRKSGKLNNHLEAAIHEAMSELDKMSGTVHQIPQGDRQMRPPKPKRRKISR, encoded by the exons G TCCCAGTGGGTCTTTGTTATCTTGCTTGGAGCAGGTTAAAACATACCTGCTTACCGATGGAACATGCAAGTGTGGCTTGGAATGTCCTCTTATTCTTCCCAAG GTGTTTAATTTTGATCCTGGAGCTGCTGTGAAACAGAGAACTGCAGAAGATGTTAAGGCAGATGAAGATGTCACAAAGCTATgcatacataaaagaaaaattattgcaGTGGCCACACTTCATAAAAGCATGGAAGCCCCACATCCTTCTCTGGTGCTCACCAGTCCTGGAGGAGGAACAA ATGCAACTCCAGTAGTACCTTCTCGGGCAGCAACTCCAAGATCCGTAAGAAATAAGTCTCATGAAGGAATTACAAATTCTGTAATGCCTGAATGTAAGAATCCTTTCAAGTTAATGATTGGATCATCAAATGCCGTGGGAAGGCTATATGTACAAGAACTGCCTGGAAGCCAACAACAAGAACTCCACCCTGTCTACCCCCGACAGAGATTGGGCAGCAGTGAACATGGACAGAAATCTCCATTCCGTGGCAGCCATGGAGGCCTGCCTAGCCCAGCGTCATCAGGTTCCCAGATATATGGAGATGGTTCAATCTCTCCAAGGACTGACCCACTTGGAAGTCCTGATGTTTTCACAAGAAATAATCCTGGTTTTCATGGAGCTCCCAATTCTAGTCCTATTCACCTGAATAGGACTCCTCTTTCTCCACCTTCAGTAATGCTACATGGTTCTCCTGTACAGTCATCCTGTGCAATGGCTGGAAGGACTAATATACCTCTTTCCCCAACCTTGACTACAAAGAGTCCAGTAATGAAAAAACCAATGTGTAATTTTTCAACTAATATGGAAATACCACGAGCAATGTTCCACCACAAACCACCCCAAGGcccacctccccctcctccaccttcTTGTGCTCTTCAGAAAAAGCCATTAACATCTGAGAAAGATCCACTTGGCATTCTTGACCCTATTCCTAGTAAACCAGTGAATCAGAACCCCGTTATCATTAATCCAACCAGTTTCCATTCAAATGTCCACTCTCAGGTACCTATGATGAATGTAAGCATGCCTCCTGCTGTTGTTCCTTTGCCAAGTAATCTCCCATTGCCAACTGTAAAACCTGGCCACATGAATCATGGGAGTCATGTACAAAGAGTTCAGCATTCAGCTTCAACCTCCCTGTCCCCTTCTCCAGTGACATCCCCAGTGCACATGATGGGGACTGGAATTGGAAGGATTGAGGCATCGCCCCAAAGATCACGCTCATCTTCCACATCATCAGATCATGGAAATTTCATGATGCCACCTGTAGGACCCCAGGCCACTTGTAGTGGTATTAAGGTTCCACCCAGGTCACCAAGGTCAACAATAGGGTCCCCAAGGCCATCAATGCCATCAAGCCCTTCTACCAAGTCCGATGGACATCATCAGTACAAGGATATCCCTAACCCATTAATTGCTGGAATAAGTAATGTACTAAATACCCCAAGCAGTGCAGCTTTTCCTACTGCATCTGCCGGAAGTGGTTCTGTAAAGAGTCAGCCTGGTTTGCTGGGAATGCCTTTAAATCAGATCTTGAACCAGCACAATGCTGCCTCCTTTCCAGCAAGTAGTTTACTCTCAGCAGCAGCCAAAGCACAGCTAGCAAATCAAAACAAACTTGCTGGTAACAACAGTAGCAGCAGTAGCAATTCTGGAGCTGTTGCCGGCAGTGGCAACACTGAAGGACATAGCACTTTAAACACCATGTTCCCTCCTACTGCCAACATGCTTCTCCCAACAGGTGAAGGGCAAAGTGGTCGAGCAGCACTAAGAGATAAGCTGATGTCTCAGCAAAAAGACTCACTGCGGAAAAGAAAACAACCACCTACGACAGTGTTGAGTTTGCTCAGACAGTCTCAAATGGATAGTTCTGCAGTTCCTAAACCTGGACCTGACTTGCTAAGGAAGCAGGGTCAGGGTTCATTTCCCATCAGTTCAATGTCTCAGTTACTACAGTCTATGAGTTGTCAAAGCTCTCACTTGAGTAGCAATAGTACCCCGGGTTGTGGGGCCTCAAATACTGCTTTGCCTTGCTCTGCTAACCAGCTGCATTTTACAGATCCCAGTATGAACTCTAGTGTTCTTCAGAATTCACTGACACAGAACATACCTTTAAGAGGGGAAGCCGTGCACTGCCACAATGCAAACACTAACTTTGTTCACAGTAACAGTCCAGTCCCCAACCACCATCTTGCAGGCTTAATAAATCAGATTCAGGCTAGCGGGAACTGTGGGATGCTCAGTCAGTCGGGCATGGCTTTAGGAAATTCCTTACATCCCAATCCACCTCAGTCAAGAATTTCAACGTCCTCCACTCCAGTGATACCAAACAGCATTGTTAGCAGCTATAATCAAACAAGTTCTGAAGCAG gcGGTTCAGGACCATCATCCTCCATAGCCATAGCGGGCACCAACCACCCTGCCATCACAAAGACAACATCTGTTCTTCAAGATGGCGTCATAGTCACCACCGCAGCTGGAAACCCACTGCAGAGTCAGCTGCCCATTGGGAGTGATTTTCCTTTTGTTGGCCAGGAGCACGCACTTCATTTTCCATCCAACAGCACTTCAAACAACCATCTTCCACACCCCTTGAACCCCAGCCTCCTCAGTTCTCTACCTATCTCTTTGCCAGTGAATCAACAGCATCTCCTAAACCAGAATCTATTAAATATCCTCCAGCCTTCAGCAGGAGAAGGCAAGTCTGAGATCAACCTCCACCCTTTAGGTTTTCTCGACCCGAATGTAAACGCTGCTTTAGCTTTTCTCTCCAGTGACATGGATGGGCAGGTATTGCAGCCTGTTCACTTTCAGCTCTTAGCAGCCCTGCTTCAGAACCAAGCCCAAGCAGCTGCCATGCTTCCCCTGCCATCTTTCAATCTGACCATCTCAGATCTTTTCCAACAGCAAAATACCCCTTTACCCTCATTAACACAGATGACAGCCCCACCAGACCATTTGCCAAGCAATCAGTCAGACAACAGCCGAGCTGAGACCCTTTTAACCAGCCCCCTGGGGAACCCTTTACCAAGCTTTGCAGGCAGTGACACTACTTTTAACCCCCTGTTCCTCCCAGCTGTCAATGGGGCCTCAGGATTAATGACCTTGAATCCCCAGCTGTTGGGAGGTGTCCTGAACTCGGCATCGGCCAACACCGCTAATCATCCAGAGGTTTCCATAGCAACCTCCTCCCAGGCAACCACTACCACAACCACTACATCATCAGCAGTGGCAGCACTGACTGTCTCAACACTTGGTGGGACAGCAGTGGTGTCAATGGCAGAAACATTGCTGAATATATCTAATAATGCTGGGAATACACCTGGTTCAGCTAAACTCAACAGTAACTCTGTGGTGCCACAGCTACTTAACCCTCTACTGGGGACAGGTCTACTTG GTGATATGTCATCAATAAACAATACTTTGAATAACCATCAACTGACTCATCTACAGTCGCTGTTAAACAACAATCAGATGTTTCCTCCAAATCAGCAACAGCAGCAACTTCTCCAGGGGTACCAGAATCTCCAGGCGTTCCAAGGACAGCCCACAATTCCTTGCCCAGCTAACAATAACCCCATGGCTTGTCTGTTTCAGAACTTTCAG GTGAGAATGCAGGAAGATGCAGCTCTCCTAAACAAAAGAATAAGCACTCAGCCTGGGCTCACAGCACTTCCTGAGAATCCAAACACTACACTTCCACCTTTTCAAGATACACCTTGTGAGTTGCAACCGAGGATTGACCCATCTCTTGGTCAACAGGTGAAGGATGGCCTCGTTGTGGGTGGCCCAGGTGATGCTTCCGTAGATGCCATTTACAAAGCAGTTGTCGATGCAGCCAGCAAGGGAATGCAGGTTGTCATCACCACTGCAGTCAACAGTACAACTCAGATCAGCCCCATTCCAGCTCTGAGTGCCATGAGTGCCTTCACTGCTTCAATTGGTGACCCATTAAATCTCTCCAGTGCTGTCAGTGCGGTCATTCATGGACGGAACATGGGAGGTGTTGATCATGACGGTAGGCTGAGGAATTCAAGAGGGGTTCGGCTGCCCAAGAATCTAGACCATGGGAAAAATGCGAACGAAGGAGATGGGTTTGAATATTTCAAGTCAGCAAGTTGCCACACATCCAAAAAACAGTGGGACGGGGAGCAAAGCCCCAGAGGGGAGCGAAACAGGTGGAAGTACGAGGAATTTTTAGATCATCCAGGCCATATCCACAGTAGTCCTTGTCATGAAAGGTCCAATAATGTCTCTACACTGCCATTTCTGCCTGGGGAACAGCACCCAATACTGTTACCACCAAGAAACTGTCCAGGGGATAAAATTCTAGAGGAAAATTTCAGGTATAATAACTACAAAAGAACTATGATGAGTTTTAAGGAGAGACTAGAGAACACTGTGGAAAGATGTGCACACATTAATGGGAATAGACCTCGACAGAGTCGGGGATTTGGAGAGCTGCTAAGCACTGCAAAGCAAGACCTGGTCCTAGAGGAGCAGTCTCCAAGTTCCTCAAATAGTTTGGAAAATTCTCTGGTCAAAGACTACATCCATTACAATGGAGACTTTAATGCCAAAAGCATTAATGGGTGTGTGCCTAGCCCTTCAGATGCTAAAAGCATTAGTAGTGAAGATGACCTAAGGAATCCAGACTCCCCCTCTTCAAATGAATTGATACATTATAGACCAAGGACGTTCAATGTTGGCGACTTGGTCTGGGGCCAAATCAAAGGACTGACTTCCTGGCCTGGAAAATTAGTAAGAGAAGACGACGTTCACAATTCATGTCAACAAAGCCCAGAGGAAGGGAAG